The genomic interval TGACAACAACTATATGACCGGATTGCAAGGGATGGGGGGCACCGGAAAAACTACATTGGCCATAAAAGTGGGTAAAGAACTAGAGGAATCTAAAAAACTCGATCATGTCATTGATACAACAGTGTCATTTACTCCTGATATAAAAAAGATTCAAGATGATATTGCTGGACCTCTAGGATTGAAACTCAAAGACTGTAATAACTCAGACCGACCCAAAATACTAAGGAGCAGATTAACAAATGGTGAGAAAATTCTTCTTATTCTGGATGATGTGTGGGATCAAGACACCTCTCTTGATTTTGATAGAATAGGAATTCCAAAACGAGACAATCACAATGGTTGCAGAGTTCTTATAACCACACGTAGTAAACGAATACTCGATACAATGAATTGTGATAAGAAAATTGAATTGGAGATCTTATCTGatgaagatgcatggatcaTGTTCAAAAATTATGCCGGTATAAatgatagtttttcaaataGTTTGACCAGTAAGGGACAAAAAATTGCTCGCGAATGCAAAGGATTACCGGTTGCAATTGCAGTAATTGCCAGAAGTTTAAAGGGCCAACAACATCGCAAGCATGAGTGGGATGCGACCTTGAAATCCTTGAAGAAGCATGTGTCCATGCCTAATGTTGATGACGATGTGGTTGGAATTTATAAATGTTTGAAGTTTAGCTATGATTATATGAAGAATAAAAAAGCCAAGGAATTGCTCCTCTTATCTTCTGTATTCCCAGAAGATGAAATAATTTCTGTTGAAATTCTAACTAGACTTGGCATTGGAATGGGCCTTTTTGGGGAGGATTATCGCAGCTACAATGATACCCGAATCGAAGTAGTTGTTGCCAAAAATAAACTCATAGATTCTTGTTTGTTGTTGGATGTCGTTGATaccgaaaacaaagaaaatgtcaaaatgcatgattTAGTTCGTGATGCGGCTCAATGGATAGCGAACAAAGAGATTTGGGAtgtaaatttatctataaaagaTCAAAAGTTATTGgttcaaaaagaaataaatattaaatatttattttgtaaaggGAAGGACATGGATTTGTTTTCTTGTAAATTTGAGTGCTCCAAACTTGAGACTCTAATTGTTGACATAGATAGTGAAGGCCAGGAATGTATCGAAGTCCCAAATTCtttctttgaaaatattttcaagCTTCGAGTTTTATACTTTAAAAGTACTGACAAAGTGAACTTTCTATCATTACCACAATCAATTCAGTCATTGACGAATATTCGATCTTTGTTGGTTGAAGGAGTGGATTTAGGTGACATCTCTATTTTGGGAAAGCTACCAAGTCTTGAGACTCTTGATTTGAATTTATGCACAATCAATGAATTGCCATTTGAAATTACAAAATTGGGGAAATTTAAATTGTTGAACTTGGATACTTGTGTTATTCGAAGGAATAATCTGTTTGAAGTCATTGAAAAATGCTCATCACTGGAAGAGTTGTATTTCAAATATAGTTTTAACAATTTTTGTCGAGAAATAACCATACCCGAGTTGCAAAAGTTTCATATTTATAACGACTGGGGTAGAATGAAATATTCACAATCAAAATATGTAAATTTTTGTGCTAGTGATGCATGTTATTTTTCAGAAACAACACTCAATTATTTCATGCGAACCACAGAGTTTCTTCGACTAAAAGGAATTAAGAGGGGATGGAGAAATCTCATGCCTGAGATTGTTCCTATAGATCTAGGTATGAATGATCTTGTTGAGCTTCATTTGAGTTCTATTTCACAGTTACAGTGTCTCATTAAAACTATTGGTTCTCAAGTACCAAATGTATTGTCCAAATTGGTTGTACTAAGCTTGGATATGATGGAAAATTTGGAAGAACTATTCAATGGTTCCTTATCCTTTGACTCTTTGAAGAATTTAGAGAGGCTATCAGTGATGGAgtgtaaaaaatttcaaagattTTTTAATTGCAAGCTAAATCTATGCAATTTGAAGACCTTGATACTAAAGCAATGTCCAATGTTGGTTTCCCTATTTCCATTGATGTCTCAGAATCTGGTGCAACTAGAGAAATTGGAAATAACTGATTGTGAGGAACTGAAAAAcataatagatgttaaaagagAGGAGGAATCAAGAGAAGAAATAGACGATGGTGATAATGATAACAAGAGGCACGGCTCGatttttccaaaactaaaagtTCTTGATATTGAGGGATGTCACCGATTAGAATCGATAATTCCCTTCCTCTCTTCTCAAGATTTTCCAGTACTAGAAGCTATCTCAATAAAAAGATGTGATGGgctaaaatacatatttagcCAATACCAACATGTTGAACTTAAGTCACTAAAACAAATGGAGCTCTTTCTATTACCAAGTTTCATAGACATTTTTCCGAAATGCTATGATTCCATGTCTTTGCTTGTGAATGAGTCATGTTCCACTTCCAGAGATGGTTTCAAGGCACAAATACAATTGGACCCTATCAAATGCAATATCTTCTCTTGGCCTTATttatgttgtcgtggtgataAATTTGGGAGTTCGTCAACAACTAGAATTCCATTGGTTTCTGAGGATCAACCACAGGAGTACTCAATCACATCGGTAACCCTCTCACCTTTCGGGTTTATTGTGAtactttatctttttaatgtgtATCTTGTATATTATTTGATAGCTTTTATGCATATTTAGCATCCCAAACTTGAAGATTTCTATTATAAGTTGAATATGTTTTGAAGTGTTCCAAACACTTCGATGCACTAAATTTATTATAGATAATGTAAGCCTATCTTTAGGacttataaaagaaaaatttattatagaTAATGTAAGGCTATCTTTAGGACTTATAATAGAAACGTTATAACTTATATGTTTGCATTTATATAAGTTGTATGCACACGTAAGGAATGTTTAGTATGATTTTTAGTTCCTTTACATTGGGATTACATTACAGGTATCAAATTCACACAATCTTCATATATGGGAACGTGCTCAATGTCTTTCGGTACACCCACATTTCATGTGCAATATTAAAAACATTGTGCTGTTTCAAATTTTGAAGATAAAATCGGTGTTTATCCTGTCTGTTGCTCCAAGAATGTTGGAAACTTTGACAATTACAAATTGTGATGAATTGAAGCACATAGTGATAGACACCGAAGATCACGACAGTAGTGGCAATAATTGGGGCAATGTCTTCCCTACATTGAAAAGGCTCCACGTTCAAAAGTGCATGCAATTGGAATACATATTTGGACACTACACTAATGACCATCAAAATCACACTGAGATTCACCTTCATCTTCCAGCATTGCAATATCTCAATATTTGCAATCTGTCAAGTTTAGTCGCTATGTGTCCCAAACAATATCGCCCAACATTTCCATCTTTAAAAGAACTTGAACTAAAAAATTGCTCCCAAGTTGATATTAAATCTATCGGTGATTTCATTATTCATTCGGTTTCAAAATCTCAAGACAGTACAATTATGAAGGTATctcttttttcttatatattttttgtttgccAAATTAATCAATGATTTCATTCTTACTCGAAGAATGTCATTGGATTGCAATTGATAACTACTTAGTGGAAAAAACTTGAAATGGGAATGTCACATTTGTTCCAATAGAATCAATATTTGTGCGGTGTTGGTGAATCGTGTTAAGATAGTAGTTCCAAGCAAGATCTAAGTCTCATAAGTGCTTGGTTTTTTTAGTAGTGTCTTGATACTTTAGAATGTATCTCTAGGAAATAGATTGTGGCATAATATGTCCCTGTATTCTGTGGTTATGTCAATTATTCTTGTcacattttttattgtaattgattAGGTTCCAGGATTTATATAtctcattttctattttgaaaacaaattataacATAATCACTCAATAGCCTCACCTCAAGATGTTCTGAAGGCTTTGatgaaaatgtttattttttcaactTCTGTGTGTGTTTAACTATTTTATGAAAAtgtttatatttctattttaataatgaatatacatttttttacatcatttcatataaaaataatggaaccaagaaaatatctaacTAACTTGACAAATCATTTtcaatgtataattttttttataaaatggaaGTTTAATTTCCTGTAatttaagaatataattttaaacgagatcttatttaattttaaaaatgtcttttttactgaATTTTAGAAATGTTATTATGATacaactaatttattttgtgtacATACTCGTAGGAATTGAGCGTGAAACATTTTATTCCTTTGGAAAGTCTGAGGGTAGATAACTTCAAAgcagaaaatttattttgtctcaatgAAATGGATGGGCAACCAATGAACTTAAGGTTGCAAAAGATTCAGTTATCTGATATGCATAATATGAAGTACCTTTTTGGGGGACCCAAAAATTCTTTTGTCCTAAAAAACCTTACAAAGATAATAATCATACGATGTGAAATATTGGAAGTACTTTTCTCCACTTCTATTATAAGATGCCtatcaaaattagtttttctaAGAATAGAAGAATGCAAGGAGTTGAAACATATCATTGAAGATGACTTGCAGAATCAAAACATGTTGAATTCCTTCCCAAAGCTAAAAGTACTTGTTGTAGTAAAGTGCTGCAAGTTGAAATATGTCTTTCCGGTCTCCATATGTAAAGAGTTTCTTGAGCTAGAGGCACTAGTAATAACAAAAGCACTTGAATTGGAGGAAATATTCAAAAGTGAAGGTGATCAAAAAGTCAAGATTccaaaactaaattttatagTATTTGACAAACTACCAAGCCTCTTCTTCACCCAAGGAATTCAATTTCAGACAACAAAAAATCGTTTTGTACGAAATTGTCGAAAACTCTCTTCGTGTTTAGAATCTACTCCCTACAAGATCgttgaaatttataaatttttcgtACGAAACACAGGTACACATTATAcccaatattttttaactacatATCATGTCgtgtttataaaatattttgataattgtgtttattttttgtaattcttcttatttataaatgtgtatatAGACAGTTGTACACTACCACAAAGTTCTTTACAATAGAAACAAATATATGttactttttatttgaatatatacTTTCTCAAGTTGATCGAAATGTAGacagtttgagttttacaaatatatatgtctgtgtatgtgtgtgtgtgtaattttaattgtttatctGAAATAGACTTACTTGATTAATGCCCGACTTTCTAGATACATTTGTCAAAATTTTCTTGAGAATTTATTCTTTAACTTTTTCCCTCGGCATTTCTTACCAAGTATTAGGAGTCCCTCTGCATTTCTTACCAAGTACTAATAGAGAATATATATGTCTCTCTAGATAtagctttttcaaaaaatattacgATAATGTCAAAGATGTCATATAGTCATTTGTTTTATCTTTACCAACCAATTATAtgtgttttaatatttaaaaaattaaactagtTGGTTGAAGAATATAACAAATTATCTAAAGTAGAAATGTGCATGAATAAGTGTTTTTGAAAATGCAAGAGCACATAGAGTTACCTATATACTTAGAGATGCTTTATGAAAGtggtaaaattttaattattaggCATAGACAGATAAATAATTGTACATCTAGTTAACATCTTGATTTTATTGTTGTGCTCATGagtttctgtttttttttttttctgaggAAATGTTATGCTTATGAGTTACTATCTAATAATATTTTGCTATAGATCGTGAAACATATAAAAACGTATTTCAACAATTACAAGAAGAGTCCGATGGTAGCGATAGTGGTAATGAAAGTCCAAGTGCAGAAACCACTGAAGATTTTGATGGTGGGATTGAAGTTGAAGCGGCATCACAGGTCAATACCATTCTATTTACTCACACCTGAatacaatcaccatgacaatgTCTTTGAATCAAACATACTATTTTTTGTGCAGATACAAATGAAACTCACACCAGAAGCAGAGCATGAATTTGTTGAAAATGTTCCGGATTTAGAGATACCATCAATAGCAATATTACCAACAAATTCAAAAGTAATTTGCAGGCCATATCAAATTTCCTCTCCATAAACTCATTCAATAGTCTACGACTTTGGTAATGAATGCATCTGTTCTTAATACAGGAGTTGGTGAATGAACAATCAACGAATCAACAGTGCTTGATGAACCAGCAACATCCACTTGGAGAAATTGATACTACCGCCAAACCTTCTCAAGGAAATAATGTAAATATAGTATCACCTTATTGTGCATATAAATCTAAAAAGAAATAGATATATTTCAAGTGCTTCTTAAAAATACACTACAGCTTATTTACATTTTCCTGCTACACAGTGTTTGAAAGAAATAGAGGACCAAAATATTCAAGAGGGTTATACACCAGAAAAAACTGTTGCTGCAACTATGTCTACCATTTCAGAAACGAGAAATGGACCTATACAATTAATTTCTCCTAAAAAAAAGGCATATCCCCTATTTTGCATGttttctttgactttttaatttaGGAATTGAATTTTACTACCAACTTAAActtccttttaatttttatgcagTGTGTTGAAGAAGGAACTGCATTAGCAAATGCCAACACAATAACACCCTCAACTCATTTAGAATTAGTCAATTCATCAAAGGTAACCTAGTTTTCAAGCATGTTCTATTAGTTTCAAAAATTGATTCTTATTTCTTTCTATGATAAAGTTAggctttttaaaactaaatatatatttttaatatagtgaGGCTAAtcgtataaaaattaatattttggatatgttaatatcattttttatttgaatatgtgTAGGAACAAGATGTTGATGTTAGATACTCTGTGGAAACTGCCAAGACTAATGATGATCAAGGTGAAGATTCTttggataaattttattttcttatgttaCCTCACCacccttttgatttttgaagttGAACTCTCTCCACTTCCACCTTTTGTTCAGTTTCTCTAAATGATGCTGCTGTTGGGAAAGTAACCTCAACTATTGAGGAACAGTTTCCTAAGGATGATGAATTTAGAGTTTCAAAATCTAAGCCCTCTCCAAGCAATAGCATTCCTTTGCCTCTTGCATTTCAGACTCCTTCCACGCCTTCTAAAGGTATTTACtcccttaattttatttttaatcattttgtcTTATTTCTTTGGAGAGTCTTAACTAGTTTTTTCTTCTCTATTAGGGAACCCTTCTCAAATAGTGAAAGATTTAAGTTCTCCTTCTCTTGTCACAAGGGAGCTTGAGGAACTGGTATCCAAGAAGCATTTGGATTACCAAAACTTGTCTTTGTTGACTGATTTTCTTGTTAAGCATCCTTCATGTCTTTTAAGGGACACCTCACTTAGTAACCGATACAAGGGTTATGCATATCACTGCCTAGCTGAGCTATTGAAATTCCTCCAAACCCGCAGTGTGTTGGATGTTTTAGGTTCAGGCCACTCTGTATTTGTTGAGTTAATACAAGATGCGCGCAGATTTGCTTTTGATAAGAATTGGTTGGATGGTGTCGAAAAGCGCGCTTTGTTTCCC from Cicer arietinum cultivar CDC Frontier isolate Library 1 chromosome 5, Cicar.CDCFrontier_v2.0, whole genome shotgun sequence carries:
- the LOC101509621 gene encoding uncharacterized protein isoform X3, whose product is MVSCLAELGKTYVEKLINRVTAELRFVFCFTCIAKEFEEKKPELEAERKTMEQRVQVAVSEGKVIRANVLHWIKKVDKLIQENTKTKQTCFFGFCPDCIGRYKRGKELVNMTEEIKSSIEKGEIFEIIDLPQSLPGCGYYSLDYYIQFKGRESKYKELLDALKDDNNYMTGLQGMGGTGKTTLAIKVGKELEESKKLDHVIDTTVSFTPDIKKIQDDIAGPLGLKLKDCNNSDRPKILRSRLTNGEKILLILDDVWDQDTSLDFDRIGIPKRDNHNGCRVLITTRSKRILDTMNCDKKIELEILSDEDAWIMFKNYAGINDSFSNSLTSKGQKIARECKGLPVAIAVIARSLKGQQHRKHEWDATLKSLKKHVSMPNVDDDVVGIYKCLKFSYDYMKNKKAKELLLLSSVFPEDEIISVEILTRLGIGMGLFGEDYRSYNDTRIEVVVAKNKLIDSCLLLDVVDTENKENVKMHDLVRDAAQWIANKEIWDVNLSIKDQKLLVQKEINIKYLFCKGKDMDLFSCKFECSKLETLIVDIDSEGQECIEVPNSFFENIFKLRVLYFKSTDKVNFLSLPQSIQSLTNIRSLLVEGVDLGDISILGKLPSLETLDLNLCTINELPFEITKLGKFKLLNLDTCVIRRNNLFEVIEKCSSLEELYFKYSFNNFCREITIPELQKFHIYNDWGRMKYSQSKYVNFCASDACYFSETTLNYFMRTTEFLRLKGIKRGWRNLMPEIVPIDLGMNDLVELHLSSISQLQCLIKTIGSQVPNVLSKLVVLSLDMMENLEELFNGSLSFDSLKNLERLSVMECKKFQRFFNCKLNLCNLKTLILKQCPMLVSLFPLMSQNLVQLEKLEITDCEELKNIIDVKREEESREEIDDGDNDNKRHGSIFPKLKVLDIEGCHRLESIIPFLSSQDFPVLEAISIKRCDGLKYIFSQYQHVELKSLKQMELFLLPSFIDIFPKCYDSMSLLVNESCSTSRDGFKAQIQLDPIKCNIFSWPYLCCRGDKFGSSSTTRIPLVSEDQPQEYSITSELSVKHFIPLESLRVDNFKAENLFCLNEMDGQPMNLRLQKIQLSDMHNMKYLFGGPKNSFVLKNLTKIIIIRCEILEVLFSTSIIRCLSKLVFLRIEECKELKHIIEDDLQNQNMLNSFPKLKVLVVVKCCKLKYVFPVSICKEFLELEALVITKALELEEIFKSEGDQKVKIPKLNFIVFDKLPSLFFTQGIQFQTTKNRFVRNCRKLSSCLESTPYKIVEIYKFFVRNTDRETYKNVFQQLQEESDGSDSGNESPSAETTEDFDGGIEVEAASQIQMKLTPEAEHEFVENVPDLEIPSIAILPTNSKELVNEQSTNQQCLMNQQHPLGEIDTTAKPSQGNNCLKEIEDQNIQEGYTPEKTVAATMSTISETRNGPIQLISPKKKCVEEGTALANANTITPSTHLELVNSSKEQDVDVRYSVETAKTNDDQVSLNDAAVGKVTSTIEEQFPKDDEFRVSKSKPSPSNSIPLPLAFQTPSTPSKGNPSQIVKDLSSPSLVTRELEELVSKKHLDYQNLSLLTDFLVKHPSCLLRDTSLSNRYKGYAYHCLAELLKFLQTRSVLDVLGSGHSVFVELIQDARRFAFDKNWLDGVEKRALFPDLQFSQDAFQKLLDSKKQVTKDVEDMRWKIDVLAKQMDVFNHQLTSSEAVLESIIQQETQILETKAALSAPLGY
- the LOC101509621 gene encoding disease resistance protein At4g27190 isoform X4, with translation MVSCLAELGKTYVEKLINRVTAELRFVFCFTCIAKEFEEKKPELEAERKTMEQRVQVAVSEGKVIRANVLHWIKKVDKLIQENTKTKQTCFFGFCPDCIGRYKRGKELVNMTEEIKSSIEKGEIFEIIDLPQSLPGCGYYSLDYYIQFKGRESKYKELLDALKDDNNYMTGLQGMGGTGKTTLAIKVGKELEESKKLDHVIDTTVSFTPDIKKIQDDIAGPLGLKLKDCNNSDRPKILRSRLTNGEKILLILDDVWDQDTSLDFDRIGIPKRDNHNGCRVLITTRSKRILDTMNCDKKIELEILSDEDAWIMFKNYAGINDSFSNSLTSKGQKIARECKGLPVAIAVIARSLKGQQHRKHEWDATLKSLKKHVSMPNVDDDVVGIYKCLKFSYDYMKNKKAKELLLLSSVFPEDEIISVEILTRLGIGMGLFGEDYRSYNDTRIEVVVAKNKLIDSCLLLDVVDTENKENVKMHDLVRDAAQWIANKEIWDVNLSIKDQKLLVQKEINIKYLFCKGKDMDLFSCKFECSKLETLIVDIDSEGQECIEVPNSFFENIFKLRVLYFKSTDKVNFLSLPQSIQSLTNIRSLLVEGVDLGDISILGKLPSLETLDLNLCTINELPFEITKLGKFKLLNLDTCVIRRNNLFEVIEKCSSLEELYFKYSFNNFCREITIPELQKFHIYNDWGRMKYSQSKYVNFCASDACYFSETTLNYFMRTTEFLRLKGIKRGWRNLMPEIVPIDLGMNDLVELHLSSISQLQCLIKTIGSQVPNVLSKLVVLSLDMMENLEELFNGSLSFDSLKNLERLSVMECKKFQRFFNCKLNLCNLKTLILKQCPMLVSLFPLMSQNLVQLEKLEITDCEELKNIIDVKREEESREEIDDGDNDNKRHGSIFPKLKVLDIEGCHRLESIIPFLSSQDFPVLEAISIKRCDGLKYIFSQYQHVELKSLKQMELFLLPSFIDIFPKCYDSMSLLVNESCSTSRDGFKAQIQLDPIKCNIFSWPYLCCRGDKFGSSSTTRIPLVSEDQPQEYSITSVSNSHNLHIWERAQCLSVHPHFMCNIKNIVLFQILKIKSVFILSVAPRMLETLTITNCDELKHIVIDTEDHDSSGNNWGNVFPTLKRLHVQKCMQLEYIFGHYTNDHQNHTEIHLHLPALQYLNICNLSSLVAMCPKQYRPTFPSLKELELKNCSQVDIKSIGDFIIHSVSKSQDSTIMKIVKHIKTYFNNYKKSPMVAIVVMKVQVQKPLKILMVGLKLKRHHRSIPFYLLTPEYNHHDNVFESNILFFVQIQMKLTPEAEHEFVENVPDLEIPSIAILPTNSKELVNEQSTNQQCLMNQQHPLGEIDTTAKPSQGNNCLKEIEDQNIQEGYTPEKTVAATMSTISETRNGPIQLISPKKKCVEEGTALANANTITPSTHLELVNSSKEQDVDVRYSVETAKTNDDQVSLNDAAVGKVTSTIEEQFPKDDEFRVSKSKPSPSNSIPLPLAFQTPSTPSKGNPSQIVKDLSSPSLVTRELEELVSKKHLDYQNLSLLTDFLVKHPSCLLRDTSLSNRYKGYAYHCLAELLKFLQTRSVLDVLGSGHSVFVELIQDARRFAFDKNWLDGVEKRALFPDLQFSQDAFQKLLDSKKQVTKDVEDMRWKIDVLAKQMDVFNHQLTSSEAVLESIIQQETQILETKAALSAPLGY
- the LOC101509621 gene encoding uncharacterized protein isoform X2, whose protein sequence is MVSCLAELGKTYVEKLINRVTAELRFVFCFTCIAKEFEEKKPELEAERKTMEQRVQVAVSEGKVIRANVLHWIKKVDKLIQENTKTKQTCFFGFCPDCIGRYKRGKELVNMTEEIKSSIEKGEIFEIIDLPQSLPGCGYYSLDYYIQFKGRESKYKELLDALKDDNNYMTGLQGMGGTGKTTLAIKVGKELEESKKLDHVIDTTVSFTPDIKKIQDDIAGPLGLKLKDCNNSDRPKILRSRLTNGEKILLILDDVWDQDTSLDFDRIGIPKRDNHNGCRVLITTRSKRILDTMNCDKKIELEILSDEDAWIMFKNYAGINDSFSNSLTSKGQKIARECKGLPVAIAVIARSLKGQQHRKHEWDATLKSLKKHVSMPNVDDDVVGIYKCLKFSYDYMKNKKAKELLLLSSVFPEDEIISVEILTRLGIGMGLFGEDYRSYNDTRIEVVVAKNKLIDSCLLLDVVDTENKENVKMHDLVRDAAQWIANKEIWDVNLSIKDQKLLVQKEINIKYLFCKGKDMDLFSCKFECSKLETLIVDIDSEGQECIEVPNSFFENIFKLRVLYFKSTDKVNFLSLPQSIQSLTNIRSLLVEGVDLGDISILGKLPSLETLDLNLCTINELPFEITKLGKFKLLNLDTCVIRRNNLFEVIEKCSSLEELYFKYSFNNFCREITIPELQKFHIYNDWGRMKYSQSKYVNFCASDACYFSETTLNYFMRTTEFLRLKGIKRGWRNLMPEIVPIDLGMNDLVELHLSSISQLQCLIKTIGSQVPNVLSKLVVLSLDMMENLEELFNGSLSFDSLKNLERLSVMECKKFQRFFNCKLNLCNLKTLILKQCPMLVSLFPLMSQNLVQLEKLEITDCEELKNIIDVKREEESREEIDDGDNDNKRHGSIFPKLKVLDIEGCHRLESIIPFLSSQDFPVLEAISIKRCDGLKYIFSQYQHVELKSLKQMELFLLPSFIDIFPKCYDSMSLLVNESCSTSRDGFKAQIQLDPIKCNIFSWPYLCCRGDKFGSSSTTRIPLVSEDQPQEYSITSVSNSHNLHIWERAQCLSVHPHFMCNIKNIVLFQILKIKSVFILSVAPRMLETLTITNCDELKHIVIDTEDHDSSGNNWGNVFPTLKRLHVQKCMQLEYIFGHYTNDHQNHTEIHLHLPALQYLNICNLSSLVAMCPKQYRPTFPSLKELELKNCSQVDIKSIGDFIIHSVSKSQDSTIMKELSVKHFIPLESLRVDNFKAENLFCLNEMDGQPMNLRLQKIQLSDMHNMKYLFGGPKNSFVLKNLTKIIIIRCEILEVLFSTSIIRCLSKLVFLRIEECKELKHIIEDDLQNQNMLNSFPKLKVLVVVKCCKLKYVFPVSICKEFLELEALVITKALELEEIFKSEGDQKVKIPKLNFIVFDKLPSLFFTQGIQFQTTKNRFVRNCRKLSSCLESTPYKIVEIYKFFVRNTDRETYKNVFQQLQEESDGSDSGNESPSAETTEDFDGGIEVEAASQIQMKLTPEAEHEFVENVPDLEIPSIAILPTNSKELVNEQSTNQQCLMNQQHPLGEIDTTAKPSQGNNCVEEGTALANANTITPSTHLELVNSSKEQDVDVRYSVETAKTNDDQVSLNDAAVGKVTSTIEEQFPKDDEFRVSKSKPSPSNSIPLPLAFQTPSTPSKGNPSQIVKDLSSPSLVTRELEELVSKKHLDYQNLSLLTDFLVKHPSCLLRDTSLSNRYKGYAYHCLAELLKFLQTRSVLDVLGSGHSVFVELIQDARRFAFDKNWLDGVEKRALFPDLQFSQDAFQKLLDSKKQVTKDVEDMRWKIDVLAKQMDVFNHQLTSSEAVLESIIQQETQILETKAALSAPLGY
- the LOC101509621 gene encoding uncharacterized protein isoform X1 — protein: MVSCLAELGKTYVEKLINRVTAELRFVFCFTCIAKEFEEKKPELEAERKTMEQRVQVAVSEGKVIRANVLHWIKKVDKLIQENTKTKQTCFFGFCPDCIGRYKRGKELVNMTEEIKSSIEKGEIFEIIDLPQSLPGCGYYSLDYYIQFKGRESKYKELLDALKDDNNYMTGLQGMGGTGKTTLAIKVGKELEESKKLDHVIDTTVSFTPDIKKIQDDIAGPLGLKLKDCNNSDRPKILRSRLTNGEKILLILDDVWDQDTSLDFDRIGIPKRDNHNGCRVLITTRSKRILDTMNCDKKIELEILSDEDAWIMFKNYAGINDSFSNSLTSKGQKIARECKGLPVAIAVIARSLKGQQHRKHEWDATLKSLKKHVSMPNVDDDVVGIYKCLKFSYDYMKNKKAKELLLLSSVFPEDEIISVEILTRLGIGMGLFGEDYRSYNDTRIEVVVAKNKLIDSCLLLDVVDTENKENVKMHDLVRDAAQWIANKEIWDVNLSIKDQKLLVQKEINIKYLFCKGKDMDLFSCKFECSKLETLIVDIDSEGQECIEVPNSFFENIFKLRVLYFKSTDKVNFLSLPQSIQSLTNIRSLLVEGVDLGDISILGKLPSLETLDLNLCTINELPFEITKLGKFKLLNLDTCVIRRNNLFEVIEKCSSLEELYFKYSFNNFCREITIPELQKFHIYNDWGRMKYSQSKYVNFCASDACYFSETTLNYFMRTTEFLRLKGIKRGWRNLMPEIVPIDLGMNDLVELHLSSISQLQCLIKTIGSQVPNVLSKLVVLSLDMMENLEELFNGSLSFDSLKNLERLSVMECKKFQRFFNCKLNLCNLKTLILKQCPMLVSLFPLMSQNLVQLEKLEITDCEELKNIIDVKREEESREEIDDGDNDNKRHGSIFPKLKVLDIEGCHRLESIIPFLSSQDFPVLEAISIKRCDGLKYIFSQYQHVELKSLKQMELFLLPSFIDIFPKCYDSMSLLVNESCSTSRDGFKAQIQLDPIKCNIFSWPYLCCRGDKFGSSSTTRIPLVSEDQPQEYSITSVSNSHNLHIWERAQCLSVHPHFMCNIKNIVLFQILKIKSVFILSVAPRMLETLTITNCDELKHIVIDTEDHDSSGNNWGNVFPTLKRLHVQKCMQLEYIFGHYTNDHQNHTEIHLHLPALQYLNICNLSSLVAMCPKQYRPTFPSLKELELKNCSQVDIKSIGDFIIHSVSKSQDSTIMKELSVKHFIPLESLRVDNFKAENLFCLNEMDGQPMNLRLQKIQLSDMHNMKYLFGGPKNSFVLKNLTKIIIIRCEILEVLFSTSIIRCLSKLVFLRIEECKELKHIIEDDLQNQNMLNSFPKLKVLVVVKCCKLKYVFPVSICKEFLELEALVITKALELEEIFKSEGDQKVKIPKLNFIVFDKLPSLFFTQGIQFQTTKNRFVRNCRKLSSCLESTPYKIVEIYKFFVRNTDRETYKNVFQQLQEESDGSDSGNESPSAETTEDFDGGIEVEAASQIQMKLTPEAEHEFVENVPDLEIPSIAILPTNSKELVNEQSTNQQCLMNQQHPLGEIDTTAKPSQGNNCLKEIEDQNIQEGYTPEKTVAATMSTISETRNGPIQLISPKKKCVEEGTALANANTITPSTHLELVNSSKEQDVDVRYSVETAKTNDDQVSLNDAAVGKVTSTIEEQFPKDDEFRVSKSKPSPSNSIPLPLAFQTPSTPSKGNPSQIVKDLSSPSLVTRELEELVSKKHLDYQNLSLLTDFLVKHPSCLLRDTSLSNRYKGYAYHCLAELLKFLQTRSVLDVLGSGHSVFVELIQDARRFAFDKNWLDGVEKRALFPDLQFSQDAFQKLLDSKKQVTKDVEDMRWKIDVLAKQMDVFNHQLTSSEAVLESIIQQETQILETKAALSAPLGY